The following nucleotide sequence is from Ferruginibacter lapsinanis.
ATAGATATATGGCATCTTTTTCAAGCAAACGTAAACAGGAATGCGATGCAGGATAACCAGGCAGGTCATATTGATGAAAACCTATCCCTAATTTATTTTCAATATTAAAATTCCAACGCAGATCCCACTCATCATTAAAAGTACTTGTGGTCTTCTCTGCTTTCCAGTTAGTAAAGTATAATCCGGTTGGAGTCTGGTCATTCTTTCTACCCATACTAACAGGCCCTGTGTATACTAACTCTCCCATTTCATAAGCAGCAAACACTTGTGTGGGGTAAGAAAAAAAGAGGATTTTCTTGATATCTTTTATAGACGGAACACTAGCAGGAAAAGGCAAATATGAATCATAATCTCCGGTAAAATCATTGGGCACAATAATAGTATCCATCAACGCAAGATGCTTTACATCAACTCTGTTCACTGCTAATACCACACGTTGTTTCAAAGAATCCGCTGCATTATTTTTTATCCATT
It contains:
- a CDS encoding L,D-transpeptidase yields the protein MRKIYPILQLVFLTLLLSHCNQPVTNDVQIQPQAQRKRVEPKNVGYHIEKRKEWIKNNAADSLKQRVVLAVNRVDVKHLALMDTIIVPNDFTGDYDSYLPFPASVPSIKDIKKILFFSYPTQVFAAYEMGELVYTGPVSMGRKNDQTPTGLYFTNWKAEKTTSTFNDEWDLRWNFNIENKLGIGFHQYDLPGYPASHSCLRLLEKDAIYLYSWADQWEMDKKNKDSVSIKGTPVIVFGSYPFGSPKPWLQLVTDPHALDMPATSVESLTAPFLQSIMAEQQKRTSIATTN